In one window of Rhizobium sp. ACO-34A DNA:
- a CDS encoding mannose-1-phosphate guanylyltransferase/mannose-6-phosphate isomerase — translation MTLKIVPVIMAGGKGTRLWPLSRAAAAKQFIRFVGDKTLFQGTLLRVEDDHLYEPALVITNEEFRFLVAEQARELDAKLSGIVLEPEARNTAAAVAAAAVIVSDLYGEDAIIQILPSDHDIVVDDTYRNCVKAAAKAAHAGKIVTFGITPTEPATGYGYIELGKELGDGAFAVKRFVEKPKTEAAEKMLEAGNFYWNSGMFVFSASQIVAELEKFAPEVLAAAQASAEKATKDLDFTRLDKDTFVNSPSISIDYAVMEKTPNAAVIPSPITWSDLGSWDAVWKIGQPDADGNVVHGNATVIGTRNSLVMSRNSHLAVQGMDGVAVIASEDAVYVGRLDESQKVGDLVKLLASRKETANLTENHPTSFRPWGGYTSVLNGERFQVKRLFVHPGKKLSLQKHHHRAEHWVCVRGTAEVTIDDKVTILHENQSIYIPQGSVHRLANPGKIQLEMIEIQTGSYLGEDDIIRLVDEFGRS, via the coding sequence ATGACCTTGAAGATCGTACCCGTCATCATGGCTGGCGGAAAGGGAACGCGTCTCTGGCCGCTGTCACGCGCGGCGGCTGCGAAGCAGTTCATCCGTTTCGTCGGCGACAAGACCCTGTTCCAGGGTACGCTGCTTCGAGTAGAGGACGATCATCTCTACGAACCCGCGCTGGTTATCACCAATGAGGAATTCCGCTTCCTCGTCGCAGAACAGGCACGCGAACTGGATGCGAAGCTCTCCGGCATCGTTCTGGAACCCGAGGCCCGCAACACCGCCGCCGCGGTCGCGGCAGCCGCCGTGATCGTGTCCGATCTCTATGGCGAGGACGCCATCATCCAGATCCTGCCGTCCGACCACGATATCGTCGTCGACGATACCTATCGCAACTGTGTGAAGGCAGCCGCCAAGGCTGCCCATGCCGGCAAGATCGTCACCTTCGGCATCACCCCGACCGAACCTGCAACCGGGTACGGCTATATTGAACTCGGCAAGGAACTCGGAGACGGCGCCTTTGCCGTCAAGCGCTTCGTCGAGAAGCCGAAAACCGAGGCCGCGGAGAAGATGCTCGAGGCCGGCAACTTCTACTGGAACTCCGGCATGTTCGTCTTTTCCGCGAGCCAGATCGTCGCGGAACTCGAAAAATTCGCACCCGAAGTTCTGGCTGCTGCCCAGGCATCGGCAGAAAAGGCCACCAAGGATCTGGACTTCACCCGTCTCGACAAGGACACCTTCGTCAACAGCCCAAGCATCTCGATCGACTATGCGGTGATGGAAAAGACCCCGAATGCCGCCGTCATCCCCTCCCCGATCACATGGTCGGATCTCGGGAGCTGGGATGCCGTCTGGAAGATCGGTCAGCCGGATGCGGACGGCAACGTCGTGCACGGCAATGCGACGGTGATCGGCACCCGCAACTCGCTCGTCATGTCACGCAACAGTCACCTTGCAGTGCAGGGCATGGACGGCGTCGCCGTCATCGCCAGCGAAGATGCCGTCTATGTCGGACGTCTGGACGAAAGCCAGAAGGTCGGCGATCTCGTGAAGCTTCTGGCGTCGCGCAAGGAAACCGCCAACCTGACGGAAAACCACCCGACATCGTTCCGTCCCTGGGGCGGCTACACCTCCGTGCTCAATGGCGAACGCTTCCAGGTGAAGCGCCTCTTCGTCCATCCCGGCAAGAAGCTGTCATTGCAGAAGCATCACCACCGCGCGGAGCACTGGGTATGCGTCCGCGGCACAGCGGAAGTCACTATCGACGACAAGGTGACGATCTTGCACGAGAATCAGTCGATCTACATTCCGCAAGGCTCGGTGCACCGGCTTGCCAACCCCGGAAAGATCCAGCTCGAGATGATCGAGATCCAGACGGGCTCCTATCTCGGCGAAGACGACATCATTCGTCTGGTCGACGAATTCGGCCGGAGCTGA